A window of Ruania suaedae contains these coding sequences:
- a CDS encoding OsmC family peroxiredoxin, translating to MAVVSNATTAWTGDLANGSGRTTFETSGLGTFDVSWKARTEPGAGTTTPEELIAAAHASCFSMAFSHELAGHGTPPESVSTAAEVTFEPGTGITGIALTVSAVVVGITEEDFQRIAAAAKEGCPVSQALKATPITLAATLAA from the coding sequence ATGGCAGTCGTCAGCAACGCCACCACCGCCTGGACCGGGGACCTGGCCAACGGCTCCGGCCGGACCACCTTCGAGACCTCGGGGCTCGGCACGTTCGACGTGTCCTGGAAGGCCCGGACCGAGCCCGGCGCCGGCACCACCACCCCGGAGGAGCTCATCGCCGCCGCGCACGCCTCCTGCTTCTCGATGGCCTTCTCCCACGAGCTCGCCGGCCACGGCACACCGCCGGAGTCGGTCAGCACGGCCGCCGAGGTCACCTTCGAGCCGGGAACCGGCATCACCGGCATCGCGCTGACGGTCTCGGCCGTGGTGGTGGGGATCACGGAGGAGGACTTCCAGCGCATCGCAGCCGCCGCGAAGGAGGGCTGCCCGGTCTCCCAGGCCCTCAAGGCCACCCCGATCACGCTCGCCGCCACCCTCGCCGCCTGA
- a CDS encoding pyroglutamyl-peptidase I produces the protein MTDAPATVLLTGFEPFDGAASNPSMEAVRLVAGAWERPEALVVAELPVSYRRAGQDLDKLLHVHRPQVALATGLAAGRSELSLERLAVNLRDARIPDNDGEQPVDTPVQDGPAARWATLPLKRALAALTGAGIPAALSMTAGTYVCNAVAYRLAAWAQQRLPAAGTAPQAGFVHVPGADVLAPATVAAGLRIVLETALAGGPDLATPAGSTS, from the coding sequence GTGACCGACGCCCCCGCCACGGTGCTGCTGACCGGCTTCGAACCCTTCGACGGCGCCGCCTCCAATCCGTCGATGGAGGCGGTACGGCTCGTGGCCGGCGCGTGGGAGCGGCCCGAAGCGCTCGTCGTGGCCGAGCTCCCGGTCTCCTACCGGCGCGCCGGGCAGGACCTGGACAAGCTGCTCCATGTGCACCGGCCGCAGGTCGCACTCGCCACCGGACTGGCGGCGGGCAGGAGCGAACTGAGCCTGGAACGGCTCGCCGTCAATCTCCGGGACGCGCGCATCCCCGACAACGACGGCGAGCAGCCCGTCGACACACCGGTCCAGGACGGGCCTGCCGCACGCTGGGCGACGCTGCCCCTCAAGCGCGCGCTGGCGGCGCTGACCGGCGCCGGTATCCCCGCCGCGCTGTCGATGACAGCCGGCACCTACGTGTGCAACGCCGTGGCCTACCGGCTGGCGGCGTGGGCGCAGCAGCGCCTCCCGGCGGCCGGCACCGCGCCACAGGCCGGGTTCGTGCACGTGCCCGGCGCCGACGTGCTCGCCCCCGCCACGGTGGCCGCCGGGCTCCGGATCGTGCTCGAGACCGCCCTGGCGGGCGGTCCCGACCTCGCGACGCCGGCGGGGAGCACATCGTGA
- the coaE gene encoding dephospho-CoA kinase, translating into MTAHGVLSVGLTGGIGAGKSTVTRMLEARGAVVIDADLLAREVLAPGTPGLDEVFATFGEAVRAGDGSLDRAALARVVFGDEDARQRLNAIVHPRVRSAAAEREATLGPGAVVVHDIPLLVENDLAADHHLVIVVGAPQRVRLERLGARGMPAEDARARMAAQADDTERRRVADVWIDNGGAQDETERQVAELWVHRIDTYAHNLQMAALAERPVGATPVPDPGGPRSWAAQAAVLGERIRRAGGPHILTVEHIGSTAVPALEAKDVLDLQVGVADLATAHALAGRLTDAGFPPVPGEWSDRPEAGADDEASAWTKLLHANADPGRHVNAHVRVADGPGWRYALLFRDWLRAVPSEREEYARLKRSLAARTATTGAYAEAKEPWFDRAWPRMQAWAQATGWHPPTR; encoded by the coding sequence GTGACGGCGCACGGGGTGCTGAGCGTGGGCCTGACCGGAGGAATCGGGGCAGGCAAGTCCACGGTGACGCGCATGCTCGAGGCGAGGGGCGCCGTCGTGATCGATGCCGACCTCCTCGCCCGGGAGGTCCTGGCACCCGGTACCCCGGGACTGGACGAGGTCTTCGCGACGTTCGGGGAGGCGGTGCGGGCCGGCGACGGCAGCCTGGACCGTGCCGCGCTCGCGCGGGTGGTCTTCGGCGACGAGGACGCGCGGCAGCGCCTGAACGCCATCGTGCACCCCCGCGTGCGCAGTGCCGCTGCCGAACGTGAGGCCACCCTGGGGCCCGGTGCGGTGGTGGTGCACGACATCCCGCTGCTGGTGGAGAACGATCTGGCTGCCGATCACCACCTCGTGATCGTCGTCGGGGCGCCGCAACGGGTACGGCTCGAGCGGCTCGGCGCGCGCGGGATGCCTGCCGAGGACGCGCGCGCTCGCATGGCCGCGCAGGCCGACGACACCGAGCGCCGGCGCGTGGCCGACGTATGGATCGACAACGGCGGTGCGCAGGATGAGACCGAGCGGCAGGTGGCCGAGCTGTGGGTGCACCGGATCGACACCTACGCCCACAACCTCCAGATGGCTGCCCTCGCCGAGCGACCCGTCGGTGCCACGCCGGTCCCCGACCCCGGCGGGCCACGCTCGTGGGCGGCCCAGGCGGCGGTGCTCGGCGAGCGGATACGCCGGGCCGGTGGCCCGCACATCCTCACGGTGGAGCACATCGGTTCCACGGCGGTCCCGGCGCTGGAGGCCAAGGACGTCCTGGACCTGCAGGTGGGCGTCGCCGACCTCGCCACGGCCCACGCCCTCGCCGGCCGGCTCACGGACGCCGGCTTCCCACCGGTACCGGGCGAGTGGTCCGATCGGCCCGAGGCGGGGGCCGATGACGAGGCGAGCGCCTGGACGAAGCTGTTGCACGCCAACGCCGACCCCGGCCGTCACGTCAACGCGCACGTGCGCGTGGCCGACGGCCCGGGCTGGCGGTACGCGCTGCTCTTCCGGGACTGGTTGCGCGCCGTCCCGTCCGAGCGGGAGGAGTACGCGCGCCTGAAGCGCTCGCTCGCGGCCCGGACCGCCACCACCGGCGCCTACGCCGAGGCGAAGGAGCCCTGGTTCGATCGGGCGTGGCCGCGGATGCAGGCATGGGCGCAGGCGACCGGGTGGCATCCGCCGACGCGCTAG
- a CDS encoding N-acetylglucosamine kinase: MTNCYLGIDAGGTSTRAALVLADGTCLGLGRAGTGNPISAGPELAAQNVLAATRAALADAELGAGTLAGGIAAMAGGRVARRVDWLNGPLHEAGIGISLSLEPDLLAAFLSATPQPDGYGVVAGTGAVAVRVRGFELESVTDGLGWLLGDAGSGFWVGHQVVRAGLAALDGRAAPTTLTAALFDALEVDPAAPAEVEGRPGAIQHAVDVLYTWRPVELARLAPLAFEAATAGDATAAAIVEEAGTALRAALEAMLVEDIPGPVVFGGSVLVQQPAVAALVGAALPEQEPLLTSDGLVGAANLALRRGGVTVTEPVFDRLTETVGARR; this comes from the coding sequence GTGACCAACTGTTATCTCGGCATCGATGCCGGGGGTACGTCCACACGTGCGGCACTGGTGCTCGCGGATGGGACATGCCTCGGCCTCGGCCGCGCCGGAACGGGCAACCCGATCAGCGCCGGGCCCGAGCTGGCCGCCCAGAACGTGCTGGCCGCGACCCGCGCGGCGCTGGCCGACGCCGAGCTCGGCGCCGGGACGCTCGCCGGCGGGATCGCAGCGATGGCCGGCGGTCGCGTCGCGCGGCGGGTCGACTGGCTGAATGGCCCGCTGCACGAGGCGGGCATCGGGATCTCGCTGTCGCTCGAGCCTGACCTGCTCGCCGCCTTCCTTTCGGCCACTCCGCAGCCGGACGGGTACGGGGTGGTCGCCGGGACCGGCGCCGTCGCGGTGCGGGTGCGCGGCTTCGAGCTCGAGTCGGTCACCGACGGTCTCGGCTGGCTCCTAGGCGATGCCGGTTCGGGATTCTGGGTCGGGCACCAGGTCGTGCGCGCCGGCCTGGCCGCGCTGGACGGCCGGGCCGCGCCGACCACCCTCACCGCTGCCCTCTTCGACGCCCTCGAGGTCGACCCCGCTGCCCCCGCCGAGGTGGAGGGACGCCCGGGAGCGATCCAGCACGCGGTCGACGTGCTCTACACCTGGCGCCCGGTCGAGCTGGCACGCCTGGCACCGCTCGCCTTCGAGGCCGCGACGGCGGGGGACGCGACGGCGGCCGCCATCGTGGAGGAGGCGGGGACGGCGCTGCGTGCAGCGCTCGAGGCGATGCTGGTCGAGGACATCCCCGGCCCCGTCGTCTTCGGTGGCAGTGTGCTGGTCCAGCAGCCGGCCGTCGCGGCGCTCGTCGGCGCGGCGCTGCCGGAGCAGGAGCCGCTCCTCACCTCCGACGGGCTGGTCGGCGCGGCCAATCTCGCCCTGCGCCGCGGTGGGGTCACGGTCACCGAGCCCGTCTTCGACCGGTTGACCGAGACGGTGGGCGCCCGCCGCTGA
- a CDS encoding sugar isomerase domain-containing protein produces the protein MIDTVSDFHREVTGRLDTLAQRAADGAFDPAVDLLVSSLDAGGVIQAFGTGHSEAFAMEIAGRAGGLIPTTRISLRDVVLHGDRPVADLEGATMERDPDVVSELLAASPLHPEDIFVIASNSGVNGSIVGLALAVKERGHKVIAVTSMEHTMAVPVKHPSGQRLADVADVVIDNLAPFGDATLTLGETYGVGAVSSLTAAFIAQALTLGVTERMLAAGSVPPLYISANSPGGDEHNHALEERYRGRIRRAG, from the coding sequence ATGATCGACACCGTGTCCGACTTCCACCGAGAGGTGACCGGCCGGCTGGACACCCTGGCCCAGCGTGCTGCCGACGGCGCATTCGACCCCGCCGTCGACCTGCTGGTCTCCTCGCTCGACGCCGGTGGTGTGATCCAGGCCTTCGGCACGGGGCACTCCGAGGCGTTCGCGATGGAGATCGCCGGCCGCGCCGGCGGCCTCATCCCGACCACCCGGATCTCGTTGCGCGATGTCGTGCTGCACGGTGACCGCCCGGTGGCCGATCTCGAGGGCGCGACCATGGAGCGCGACCCCGACGTCGTGTCCGAGCTGCTGGCGGCCTCGCCGCTGCACCCGGAGGACATCTTCGTCATCGCGTCGAACTCGGGTGTGAACGGCTCCATCGTCGGGTTGGCCCTGGCGGTCAAGGAGCGCGGGCACAAGGTCATCGCGGTCACGAGCATGGAGCACACCATGGCGGTGCCCGTGAAGCACCCGAGCGGGCAGCGCCTCGCCGACGTGGCCGACGTGGTCATCGACAACCTGGCCCCGTTCGGTGACGCGACGCTCACTCTCGGTGAGACCTACGGCGTCGGCGCGGTCTCCTCGCTGACCGCCGCGTTCATCGCCCAGGCACTCACGCTCGGCGTCACGGAGCGGATGCTGGCGGCGGGTTCGGTACCGCCGCTGTACATCTCGGCGAACTCCCCTGGAGGTGACGAGCACAACCATGCACTCGAGGAGCGATACCGCGGCCGGATCCGGCGTGCCGGCTGA
- the rpsA gene encoding 30S ribosomal protein S1, translating into MTITSPASTNTPQVAINDIGSEEDFLAAVDATIKYFNDGDIVEGTVVKVDRDEVLLDIGYKTEGVILSRELSIKHDVDPDEVVAVGDAVEALVLQKEDKEGRLLLSKKRAQYERAWGTIEKVKEEDGVVTGTVIEVVKGGLILDIGLRGFLPASLVEMRRVRDLQPYIGQEIEAKIIELDKNRNNVVLSRRAWLEQTQSEVRSTFLQTLQKGQVRPGVVSSIVNFGAFVDLGGVDGLVHVSELSWKHIDHPNEIVEVGQEVTVEVLDVDFDRERVSLSLKATQEDPWQAFARTHAIGQVVPGKVTKLVPFGAFVRVEDGIEGLVHISELAQRHVEVPEQVAKVDDEVFVKVIDIDLERRRISLSLKQANEGFDPTSDDFDPSLYGMAAEYDEQGNYKYPEGFDPETNEWLEGYETQREAWEGQYAAAHERWEAHKAQVLRAIEADAESATSSSSSSSSSSSSSSAVESPDSSYTSAPVEAGGTLASDEALAALREKLTGN; encoded by the coding sequence ATGACTATCACCAGCCCGGCCTCGACGAACACACCGCAGGTCGCGATCAACGACATCGGCTCGGAAGAGGACTTCCTCGCAGCCGTCGACGCGACCATCAAGTACTTCAATGACGGTGACATCGTCGAGGGCACGGTCGTCAAGGTCGACCGAGACGAGGTTCTCCTCGACATCGGTTACAAGACCGAAGGCGTCATCCTCTCGCGCGAGCTCTCCATCAAGCACGACGTCGACCCCGACGAGGTCGTCGCCGTCGGGGACGCCGTCGAGGCTCTCGTCCTCCAGAAGGAGGACAAGGAGGGCCGTCTACTGCTGTCCAAGAAGCGCGCCCAGTACGAGCGCGCCTGGGGCACCATCGAGAAGGTCAAGGAAGAGGACGGGGTCGTCACCGGCACCGTCATCGAGGTCGTCAAGGGCGGCCTGATCCTCGACATCGGCCTGCGCGGCTTCCTGCCCGCCTCCCTGGTCGAGATGCGCCGCGTGCGCGACCTGCAGCCGTACATCGGCCAGGAGATCGAGGCCAAGATCATCGAGCTCGACAAGAACCGCAACAACGTCGTGCTCTCCCGCCGCGCCTGGCTCGAGCAGACCCAGTCGGAGGTGCGCTCGACCTTCCTGCAGACGCTGCAGAAGGGCCAGGTGCGCCCCGGTGTGGTCTCCTCGATCGTCAACTTCGGTGCGTTCGTGGACCTGGGCGGCGTGGACGGCCTCGTGCACGTCTCCGAGCTGTCCTGGAAGCACATCGACCACCCGAACGAGATCGTGGAGGTCGGCCAGGAGGTCACCGTCGAGGTGCTCGACGTGGACTTCGACCGCGAGCGTGTCTCCCTCTCGCTCAAGGCCACCCAGGAGGACCCGTGGCAGGCCTTCGCCCGCACGCACGCCATCGGGCAGGTCGTGCCGGGTAAGGTCACCAAGCTCGTTCCTTTCGGTGCGTTCGTGCGCGTCGAGGACGGTATCGAGGGTCTGGTGCACATCTCCGAGCTGGCCCAGCGCCACGTCGAGGTGCCCGAGCAGGTCGCCAAGGTCGACGACGAGGTCTTCGTCAAGGTCATCGACATCGACCTGGAGCGTCGCCGGATCTCGCTGTCGCTGAAGCAGGCGAACGAGGGCTTCGACCCGACCAGCGACGACTTCGACCCGTCGCTGTACGGGATGGCCGCCGAGTACGACGAGCAGGGGAACTACAAGTACCCCGAGGGCTTCGACCCCGAGACCAACGAATGGCTCGAGGGCTACGAGACCCAGCGCGAGGCCTGGGAGGGCCAGTACGCGGCCGCCCACGAGCGCTGGGAGGCGCACAAGGCTCAGGTGCTGCGGGCCATCGAGGCCGACGCCGAGTCGGCGACGTCCTCGTCCTCCAGCTCGTCCTCGTCCAGCTCGAGCAGCAGTGCGGTGGAGTCCCCGGATTCCTCCTACACCTCGGCCCCGGTCGAGGCAGGCGGCACGCTGGCCTCCGACGAGGCGCTCGCCGCGCTGCGGGAGAAGCTCACCGGCAACTGA
- the ngcE gene encoding N-acetylglucosamine/diacetylchitobiose ABC transporter substrate-binding protein has translation MNTKLTTTTTTDRRTVLRGGLITAASLPLGVTLASCATGGGDEEETTDGGEEPGGETSADNPFGMAADTTVDAVIFDGGYGVDYVEFAAEIFAENHEGSSVEVSPSTQIATELQPRFVGGNPPDLVDNSGAGSIGFNAILDQLEDLNAVIDAPNLEGTTIRDTLYDGVLAPSTYGDKLAAINYVLTVYGVWYSASLFEENGWTPPTTWDEALELGAAAQEQDLYLFGWGTEASTYYQTLAIESAIKEGGDEVRLALENLEPDCWSQEAVQGVFSAMKEAVDAGYFKPGGSGTQFTAAQAQWSNTQEFLLYPSGSWIENEMRDQTTEGFEMMGISSMSLTSDPALGPDALHSTAGEPFIVPSDGNTAAGMELLRTMLSKESAENFAATKLAPTIVRDTVPEDGFGSTALVSQTDLLSAAGENIFTFNFVNTYGMNPEQLPIWNSFLDGSKSVEDLTSELQAITDRIREDDTIDKVEVS, from the coding sequence ATGAACACCAAGCTGACCACCACCACCACCACCGACCGCCGGACCGTGCTCCGCGGCGGACTCATCACGGCCGCCAGCCTCCCGCTCGGCGTCACCCTGGCCTCGTGCGCCACCGGCGGTGGCGACGAGGAGGAGACCACCGACGGCGGCGAGGAGCCGGGCGGCGAGACCTCGGCGGACAACCCGTTCGGCATGGCGGCGGACACCACCGTCGACGCCGTCATCTTCGACGGCGGCTACGGGGTCGACTACGTCGAGTTCGCGGCCGAGATCTTCGCCGAGAACCACGAGGGCTCCTCCGTGGAGGTCTCCCCGTCCACCCAGATCGCCACCGAGCTGCAGCCGCGGTTCGTCGGCGGGAACCCGCCCGACCTGGTCGACAACTCCGGGGCCGGCTCCATCGGCTTCAACGCCATCCTGGACCAGCTCGAGGACCTCAACGCGGTCATCGACGCGCCGAACCTCGAGGGCACCACGATCCGGGACACCCTCTACGATGGCGTGCTGGCCCCCAGCACCTACGGTGACAAGCTCGCCGCGATCAACTACGTGCTGACCGTCTACGGCGTCTGGTACTCCGCCAGCCTGTTCGAGGAGAACGGCTGGACCCCGCCCACTACGTGGGACGAGGCGCTGGAGCTCGGTGCCGCGGCGCAGGAGCAGGATCTGTACCTGTTCGGCTGGGGTACCGAGGCCTCCACCTACTACCAGACGCTGGCGATCGAGTCGGCGATCAAGGAGGGTGGCGACGAGGTCCGCCTGGCGCTGGAGAACCTGGAGCCCGACTGCTGGTCGCAGGAGGCGGTCCAGGGTGTGTTCTCGGCGATGAAGGAGGCCGTGGACGCCGGGTACTTCAAGCCCGGTGGCTCGGGCACACAGTTCACCGCGGCGCAGGCGCAGTGGTCCAACACCCAAGAGTTCCTGCTCTACCCCTCCGGGTCCTGGATCGAGAACGAGATGCGCGACCAGACCACCGAAGGCTTCGAGATGATGGGCATCTCGTCGATGAGCCTCACCTCCGACCCGGCCCTGGGCCCCGACGCGCTGCACTCCACCGCGGGCGAGCCGTTCATCGTCCCCTCCGACGGCAACACCGCCGCCGGGATGGAGCTCCTGCGGACCATGCTGTCGAAGGAGTCGGCGGAGAACTTCGCCGCCACCAAGCTCGCCCCGACCATCGTGCGTGACACGGTCCCCGAGGACGGCTTCGGCTCCACCGCGCTGGTGTCCCAGACCGACCTGCTCTCGGCGGCGGGGGAGAACATCTTCACGTTCAACTTCGTCAACACCTACGGGATGAACCCCGAGCAGCTGCCGATCTGGAACTCCTTCCTCGACGGCAGCAAGTCCGTCGAGGACCTGACCAGCGAGCTCCAGGCCATCACCGACCGGATCCGGGAGGATGACACGATCGACAAGGTCGAGGTCTCATGA
- a CDS encoding MurR/RpiR family transcriptional regulator, whose protein sequence is MASTVTEVDRNLRVTERIHANRALMSVAMRKIADVVLADPTAPLELSITELADRAGTSPATVTRFCRQLGYPGYVQFRVGVATDSGRGEDPDAETWRLEMGRTLDPDDSPDDVLRALLNAHVRSLRATADVLDLARVTEVARRITGAAHLDIYGTGGSFSMADEMRTRLYRIGVNAHSWGDVHAGLASASIQGPRTTAIGISNSGRTRETIDMLARAQRSGAFTVAITSFPSSPLAQLADVSLLASVPEQYLHPADLSAKHSQLFVLDVLYLIVAQQDYSGAAAKIAASADAVAARRRPD, encoded by the coding sequence GTGGCGAGCACGGTGACCGAGGTCGACCGGAACCTCCGCGTGACCGAGCGTATCCATGCCAACCGGGCATTGATGTCGGTGGCGATGCGCAAGATCGCCGATGTCGTGCTGGCCGACCCCACCGCACCGCTGGAGCTCTCGATCACCGAGCTGGCCGATCGCGCGGGTACCTCCCCGGCGACCGTCACCCGATTCTGCCGCCAGCTCGGGTACCCCGGCTACGTGCAGTTCCGCGTCGGCGTGGCCACCGACTCCGGTCGCGGTGAGGATCCCGACGCCGAGACCTGGCGCCTGGAGATGGGACGCACGCTCGACCCGGACGACTCTCCTGACGACGTGCTGCGCGCGCTGCTCAATGCGCACGTGCGGTCGTTGCGCGCCACGGCGGACGTGCTCGACCTCGCACGGGTCACCGAGGTCGCCCGGCGGATCACCGGCGCGGCGCACCTCGACATCTATGGCACCGGCGGGAGCTTCTCGATGGCCGACGAGATGCGCACCCGGCTCTACCGCATCGGCGTCAACGCCCACTCCTGGGGAGACGTGCACGCCGGCCTGGCGAGCGCCTCGATCCAGGGGCCGCGGACCACCGCGATCGGGATCTCGAACAGCGGCCGTACCCGCGAGACGATCGACATGCTCGCGCGCGCCCAGCGTTCGGGGGCGTTCACGGTGGCCATCACCAGTTTCCCGTCCTCGCCGCTGGCACAGCTCGCCGACGTGAGCCTGCTCGCCTCGGTCCCGGAGCAATACCTGCACCCGGCGGATCTGTCCGCCAAGCACTCCCAGCTGTTCGTCCTCGATGTGCTCTATCTCATCGTGGCTCAGCAGGACTACAGCGGTGCGGCGGCGAAGATCGCGGCCTCGGCCGACGCCGTGGCGGCACGGCGACGCCCCGACTGA
- the uvrB gene encoding excinuclease ABC subunit UvrB: MRPVTDLQRIVAPFEVISEYSPAGDQPAAIADLTQRLQAGEKDVVLLGATGTGKSATTAWLIEQVQRPTLVMAPNKTLAAQLATEFRELLPNNAVEYFVSYYDYYQPEAYVPQTDTYIEKDSSINDEVERLRHSATNNLLTRRDVVVVASVSCIYGLGTPQEYVDRMVPLRVGDQMERDDLLRQFVTMQYTRNDMAFTRGTFRVRGDTIEIIPVYEEMAVRIEMFGDEIESLATLHPLTGEVVRTESELYLFPATHYVAGPERMERAITTIEAELEERLAELERQNKLLEAQRLRMRTTYDIEMMREIGSCSGIENYSRHIDGREGGTAPHTLLDYFPEDFLLVIDESHVTVPQIGAMYEGDMSRKRTLVDHGFRLPSAMDNRPLRWEEFLERIGQTVYLSATPGNYELGQSDGVVEQIIRPTGLIDPEVVVKPTQGQIDDLLAEITERTQRDERVLVTTLTKKMSEDLTDYLLERGVQVRYLHSEVDTLRRVELLRELRMGTFDVLVGINLLREGLDLPEVSLVSILDADKEGFLRSGTSLIQTIGRAARNVSGQVHMYADTITASMQHAIEETNRRRDKQLAYNAEMGIDPTPLRKRIGDITDMLTREDIDTKELLEGGYRQAKGGRKQAGAGGAREKLAGAAASDLADLIQQLNEQMLSAADELQFELAARLRDEISDLKKELRQMTQATA; this comes from the coding sequence ATGCGTCCCGTGACCGATCTGCAGCGCATCGTCGCCCCCTTCGAGGTGATCTCCGAGTACTCCCCGGCCGGGGATCAGCCCGCCGCCATCGCCGACCTGACCCAGCGGTTGCAGGCAGGCGAGAAGGACGTCGTGCTGCTGGGCGCCACCGGCACCGGGAAGTCGGCCACGACCGCCTGGCTGATCGAGCAGGTGCAGCGGCCGACGCTGGTGATGGCACCGAACAAGACCCTCGCTGCGCAGCTGGCCACGGAGTTCCGTGAGCTGCTGCCGAACAACGCGGTCGAGTACTTCGTCTCCTACTACGACTACTACCAGCCCGAGGCCTACGTCCCGCAGACCGATACCTATATCGAGAAGGACTCCTCCATCAACGACGAGGTGGAGCGGCTGCGTCACTCGGCCACCAACAACCTGCTGACCCGCCGGGACGTCGTGGTGGTCGCCTCGGTCTCCTGCATCTACGGCCTCGGGACCCCGCAGGAGTACGTGGACCGGATGGTGCCGCTGCGGGTGGGGGATCAGATGGAGCGGGACGACCTGCTCCGTCAGTTCGTCACGATGCAGTACACCCGCAACGACATGGCCTTCACGCGTGGCACCTTCCGGGTGCGCGGGGACACCATCGAGATCATCCCGGTCTACGAGGAGATGGCCGTCCGGATCGAGATGTTCGGGGACGAGATCGAATCCCTGGCCACGTTGCACCCGCTCACCGGCGAGGTGGTGCGTACCGAGTCCGAGCTCTACCTGTTCCCCGCCACCCACTACGTCGCGGGTCCCGAGCGGATGGAACGCGCGATCACCACGATCGAGGCCGAGCTGGAGGAGCGCCTGGCCGAGCTGGAGCGGCAGAACAAGCTGCTGGAGGCCCAGCGGCTGCGGATGCGCACCACCTACGACATCGAGATGATGCGCGAGATCGGCTCGTGCTCGGGCATCGAGAACTACTCCCGGCACATCGACGGGCGCGAGGGCGGCACGGCTCCGCACACGTTGCTGGACTACTTCCCCGAGGACTTCCTGCTCGTCATCGACGAGTCGCACGTGACCGTGCCGCAGATCGGTGCGATGTACGAGGGCGACATGTCGCGCAAGCGCACCCTCGTCGATCACGGGTTCCGTCTTCCCAGCGCGATGGACAACCGGCCGCTGCGCTGGGAGGAGTTCCTCGAGCGGATCGGCCAGACCGTGTACCTGTCCGCCACGCCGGGCAACTACGAACTCGGCCAGTCCGACGGCGTGGTCGAGCAGATCATCCGGCCGACCGGACTCATCGATCCGGAGGTCGTGGTCAAGCCCACCCAGGGTCAGATCGACGACCTGCTCGCCGAGATCACCGAGCGCACGCAGCGTGATGAGCGCGTGCTCGTGACCACCCTGACGAAGAAGATGTCCGAGGACCTCACCGACTACCTGCTCGAGCGCGGGGTGCAGGTGCGCTACCTGCACTCCGAGGTCGACACCCTCCGGCGCGTCGAGCTGCTCCGGGAGCTGCGGATGGGGACATTCGACGTGCTGGTCGGCATCAACCTGCTGCGGGAGGGGCTTGACCTGCCGGAGGTCTCGCTGGTCAGCATCCTGGACGCGGACAAGGAGGGGTTCCTGCGCTCGGGAACCTCGCTGATCCAGACCATCGGCCGGGCGGCGCGCAACGTCTCCGGGCAGGTGCACATGTACGCGGACACGATCACCGCCTCGATGCAGCACGCGATCGAGGAGACCAATCGTAGGCGGGACAAGCAGCTGGCCTACAACGCCGAGATGGGGATCGACCCGACGCCGTTGCGCAAGCGCATCGGCGACATCACCGACATGCTCACCCGCGAGGACATCGACACCAAGGAACTCCTCGAGGGTGGCTACCGGCAGGCCAAGGGCGGCAGGAAGCAGGCGGGCGCGGGCGGAGCCCGGGAGAAGCTGGCCGGTGCCGCCGCCAGCGACCTGGCGGACCTGATCCAGCAGCTGAACGAGCAGATGCTGTCCGCGGCGGACGAGCTGCAGTTCGAGCTGGCCGCCCGGCTGCGGGACGAGATCTCCGACCTGAAGAAGGAGCTGCGGCAGATGACCCAGGCCACCGCCTGA
- a CDS encoding alpha/beta hydrolase, which produces MASSARPTRLPIDDDAVRWHLPAPYSPQERAEAIDRRPLLVLLHGYGADEHDLAGLAPQVAPDAVVASVRAPLPAHPGYAWFPIEDIARAGSPDPGIAAAATAGVMRWLEGVQALARTPGPVGLLGFSQGGAMVTQLLRHHPELFACGVVLSGFLVPGLVAGDEALAQIRPPVFSGYGSADPLLPPEVFETTTAFLTAHTDLTVTRYPGLGHGVSPVEVAAVAEFLERHLRG; this is translated from the coding sequence GTGGCCTCCTCCGCGCGACCGACCCGTCTGCCGATCGACGACGATGCCGTCCGCTGGCACCTGCCTGCGCCGTACTCCCCGCAGGAGCGCGCCGAGGCCATCGACCGGCGTCCGCTGCTCGTGCTCCTGCACGGATACGGGGCGGACGAGCACGACCTGGCGGGCCTGGCACCGCAGGTGGCACCGGACGCCGTCGTGGCCAGCGTGCGCGCCCCGCTGCCCGCCCATCCGGGCTACGCGTGGTTCCCGATCGAGGACATCGCCCGCGCCGGGTCGCCGGACCCGGGCATCGCGGCCGCCGCCACCGCCGGGGTGATGCGGTGGCTGGAGGGGGTGCAGGCGCTGGCGCGCACGCCCGGCCCGGTCGGACTCCTCGGCTTCTCCCAGGGTGGGGCGATGGTGACCCAGCTGCTGCGCCACCATCCGGAGCTGTTCGCCTGCGGTGTGGTGCTCTCGGGTTTCCTCGTGCCCGGCCTGGTGGCAGGCGATGAGGCGCTGGCACAGATCCGCCCTCCGGTCTTCTCCGGTTACGGCTCCGCCGACCCGTTGCTGCCGCCCGAGGTGTTCGAGACCACGACGGCGTTCCTCACCGCCCACACCGACCTGACCGTGACCCGGTACCCCGGTCTCGGACACGGTGTCTCACCGGTCGAGGTGGCCGCCGTCGCGGAATTCCTGGAGCGCCACCTGCGCGGGTGA